In Streptomyces sp. NBC_00483, a single window of DNA contains:
- a CDS encoding outer membrane protein assembly factor BamB family protein, with amino-acid sequence MERRTFLLTAAASGATSLPALAGTAEAAPKPAGLALPVPAQPATLGVAARDWPKVGGNFGNQNHSTLTAITPGNVKKLGGAWHINLEGGSTSAYQQCTIVVQKGVLYVETTQQNVFAVDGRTGKVLWKTNLGTETTNMRGVAVAEGKVFTISGANIVYALDQKTGAVLWQKKLIVEDNGGDDGCDINSGQCGGNSGGLAGAVVHHDGRIYVGTEGSTAGARGRGYALDAKTGDVVWTFWGPPGPGEYGHDTWEGDSWKTGGAVPWIHPAVDPELGLVYWTFGNPYPRTDGSSRGGDNLFANSIVAIDAKTGKRRWHFQSVHHDIWDADNVMAPVLADLLVDGKKRQVVVYGSKTCWFYILDRRTGEALHGMEERKVPQHTLQKTSPTQPFPGGEPFTDPFPRFDKPTKPVPFYPAGGLYSVFWDRATIIFPGAGGGGDWGFPSFSPKTGYVYIGYGLVNSSYSNTRGGRVNTARPLGELFGGGLVAMDPRTNTVAWRKEGDWSLAHGNGILTTAGRVLFQGRPDGVLEAMDDTDGSTLWTWQCGAGVNTIPVSYEIDGEQYVAVLAGGNGLPFPDIPRGDHLWAFKIGGKVGQAPAPTPPSRRNQIRTAAVTGETAKNTVVLGRVWDTKTNAPGTTENTVAQNAMAPQHLTVPVGTEVTFTNPADNQQAHGAAAFFDAEFDTALLMPGQSAKHTFTEAGEYFYNDPAFPQSTGKIVVK; translated from the coding sequence ATGGAAAGACGCACCTTCCTGCTGACCGCCGCCGCGAGCGGCGCGACCTCGCTCCCCGCACTCGCCGGCACCGCCGAGGCGGCCCCGAAGCCCGCCGGCCTCGCGCTCCCCGTCCCCGCGCAGCCCGCCACCCTGGGCGTCGCCGCGCGTGACTGGCCCAAGGTCGGCGGCAACTTCGGCAATCAGAACCACTCCACCCTCACCGCCATCACCCCGGGCAACGTGAAGAAGCTCGGCGGCGCCTGGCACATCAATCTGGAGGGCGGCTCCACCAGCGCGTACCAGCAGTGCACGATCGTCGTGCAGAAGGGCGTGCTGTACGTCGAGACGACACAGCAGAACGTCTTCGCCGTCGACGGGCGCACCGGCAAGGTGCTGTGGAAGACGAACCTCGGCACCGAGACCACCAACATGCGCGGCGTCGCCGTCGCCGAGGGCAAGGTCTTCACCATCTCGGGCGCCAACATCGTCTACGCCCTCGACCAGAAGACCGGCGCGGTCCTCTGGCAGAAGAAGCTGATCGTCGAGGACAACGGCGGCGACGACGGCTGCGACATCAACAGTGGCCAGTGCGGCGGCAACAGCGGCGGACTCGCCGGCGCGGTCGTGCACCACGACGGCAGGATCTACGTCGGCACCGAGGGCTCGACGGCCGGCGCGCGCGGCCGCGGTTACGCACTGGACGCGAAGACCGGCGACGTCGTGTGGACCTTCTGGGGGCCGCCGGGACCGGGCGAGTACGGCCACGACACCTGGGAGGGCGACTCCTGGAAGACCGGCGGCGCCGTGCCCTGGATCCACCCGGCCGTCGACCCCGAACTCGGCCTGGTCTACTGGACATTCGGCAACCCATACCCCCGCACCGACGGCTCCTCGCGCGGCGGAGACAACCTCTTCGCCAACTCGATCGTCGCGATCGACGCGAAGACCGGGAAGCGGCGCTGGCACTTCCAGTCGGTGCACCACGACATCTGGGACGCCGACAACGTCATGGCGCCGGTCCTCGCCGACCTCCTCGTCGACGGCAAGAAGCGGCAGGTCGTCGTCTACGGCTCCAAGACCTGCTGGTTCTACATCCTCGACCGGCGCACCGGCGAGGCGCTGCACGGCATGGAGGAACGCAAGGTCCCTCAGCACACCCTCCAGAAGACATCACCGACGCAGCCGTTCCCCGGCGGGGAGCCGTTCACCGACCCGTTCCCCCGCTTCGACAAGCCGACGAAGCCGGTGCCGTTCTACCCGGCGGGCGGCCTGTACTCGGTGTTCTGGGACCGGGCCACCATCATCTTCCCCGGCGCGGGCGGCGGCGGTGACTGGGGTTTCCCGTCCTTCAGCCCGAAGACCGGATACGTCTACATCGGCTACGGCCTGGTCAACTCCTCGTACTCCAATACGCGCGGCGGAAGGGTCAACACCGCCCGCCCGCTTGGTGAGTTGTTCGGCGGCGGCCTGGTCGCCATGGACCCGCGGACGAACACGGTCGCCTGGCGCAAGGAGGGCGACTGGTCCCTCGCGCACGGCAACGGCATCCTCACCACGGCGGGCCGCGTCCTCTTCCAGGGCCGCCCCGACGGCGTACTCGAAGCGATGGACGACACCGACGGCTCGACGCTGTGGACGTGGCAGTGCGGCGCCGGGGTCAACACCATCCCCGTCTCGTACGAGATCGACGGCGAACAGTACGTCGCCGTCCTCGCCGGCGGCAACGGACTGCCGTTCCCCGACATCCCGCGCGGCGACCACCTGTGGGCGTTCAAGATCGGCGGCAAGGTGGGGCAGGCACCGGCACCCACACCGCCCTCCCGCCGCAACCAGATCCGCACCGCGGCGGTCACCGGCGAGACGGCCAAGAACACGGTCGTCCTCGGCCGCGTCTGGGACACCAAGACCAACGCACCGGGTACGACGGAGAACACGGTCGCGCAGAACGCCATGGCACCCCAGCACCTCACCGTTCCCGTCGGCACGGAAGTCACCTTCACCAACCCCGCCGACAATCAACAGGCGCACGGCGCCGCCGCGTTCTTCGACGCCGAATTCGACACGGCGCTACTGATGCCGGGCCAGTCGGCCAAGCACACCTTCACCGAGGCGGGCGAGTACTTCTACAACGACCCGGCCTTCCCGCAGTCCACGGGCAAGATCGTCGTCAAGTGA
- a CDS encoding ThuA domain-containing protein, with protein sequence MTARPRTPMTLLAAALATALVALAAFLGAAHGQTRDTKPGATGAQELGDPDYGVCRGTSPKCYHDWGNFTPATDGYKVLLYTRTAGPRHANLGPALGSGLNPTLGDANVVQKALVAMGQKNNFTVDWTEDVTQLATPSRLFNYNAVIFYSTSRDTLDDAAQTSLRQYVRGGGGFVGIHNAFGTEYNWPWYEGLLGNANFYDHGPNQPGTVVTENHRDTSTKDLPARWNFTDEWYNLVPAPTRVRLLATVDESTLAEGATGNQGHPGHGKSHPVAWCQYYDGGRAWLTTLGHDAKDFTSDGSFPGAEQFQKLILGGIEGAMGKEPFCRAG encoded by the coding sequence ATGACGGCAAGACCCCGCACCCCGATGACCCTGCTCGCGGCGGCACTCGCGACCGCTCTCGTGGCCCTCGCGGCCTTCCTCGGCGCAGCCCACGGCCAGACCCGCGACACCAAACCGGGTGCCACCGGAGCCCAAGAACTCGGCGACCCCGACTACGGCGTCTGCCGCGGCACAAGCCCCAAGTGCTACCACGACTGGGGCAACTTCACCCCGGCCACCGACGGCTACAAGGTCCTCCTCTACACCCGCACCGCCGGCCCCCGCCACGCCAACCTCGGCCCGGCCCTCGGCAGCGGCCTCAACCCGACGCTCGGCGACGCGAACGTCGTCCAGAAGGCGCTCGTCGCCATGGGCCAGAAGAACAACTTCACGGTCGACTGGACGGAGGACGTCACCCAACTGGCCACGCCCTCCCGCCTGTTCAACTACAACGCGGTCATCTTCTACTCCACCAGCCGCGACACCCTGGACGACGCGGCGCAGACCTCGCTGCGCCAGTACGTGCGCGGAGGCGGCGGCTTCGTCGGCATCCACAACGCCTTCGGTACGGAATACAACTGGCCTTGGTACGAGGGCCTGTTGGGCAACGCCAACTTCTACGACCACGGCCCGAACCAGCCCGGCACGGTCGTCACCGAGAACCACCGCGACACTTCAACCAAGGACCTCCCGGCACGCTGGAACTTCACGGACGAGTGGTACAACCTCGTCCCGGCTCCCACCCGCGTACGCCTCCTGGCCACGGTCGACGAGTCCACCCTCGCCGAAGGCGCGACCGGCAACCAGGGCCACCCCGGCCACGGAAAGTCCCACCCGGTGGCCTGGTGCCAGTACTACGACGGCGGCCGCGCCTGGCTCACCACCCTGGGCCACGACGCCAAGGACTTCACCTCGGACGGCTCCTTCCCGGGAGCCGAACAGTTCCAGAAGCTGATCCTGGGCGGCATCGAGGGGGCCATGGGCAAGGAGCCGTTCTGCCGGGCGGGGTGA
- a CDS encoding aldo/keto reductase, translating into MHNIHLRDLEVSRIGLGAMGMSQAYTGAGKDDAESIRTVHRALELGVTFIDTAEIYGPYTNEELLGRALKGRRDEVVLATKFGMVSHDGAGPGNLDSSPANIRTAVEGSLTRLGTDHIDLYYQHRVDPNVPIEETAGAVGELIAEGKVRAFGLSEAGPDTIRRANAVTPVSALQSEYSLFTRDPEAHVLPTLRELGIGFVPFSPLGRGFLTGTIRSIEGFDKDDFRRDNPRFTGDNFAHNLRLADEVKEIAAEADATPAQVAIAWLLAQGDDIAPIPGTKRVTRLEENAAADTVRLSTAQLERLTNLPPAAGDTHTEAQMKMMER; encoded by the coding sequence ATGCACAACATCCACCTGCGCGATCTGGAAGTTTCCCGGATCGGTCTCGGCGCGATGGGCATGTCCCAGGCCTACACCGGCGCCGGGAAGGACGACGCGGAGTCGATCCGCACCGTGCACCGCGCCCTGGAACTTGGCGTCACCTTCATCGACACCGCCGAGATCTACGGCCCTTACACGAACGAGGAACTGCTCGGCCGCGCCCTGAAGGGACGACGCGACGAGGTCGTCCTCGCGACGAAGTTCGGCATGGTCTCGCACGACGGCGCGGGCCCCGGCAACCTCGACTCGAGCCCGGCCAACATCCGCACCGCCGTCGAGGGCTCCCTCACCCGCCTCGGCACGGACCACATCGACCTGTACTACCAGCACCGCGTCGACCCGAACGTTCCCATCGAGGAAACGGCGGGCGCGGTGGGCGAGTTGATCGCCGAGGGCAAGGTCCGCGCGTTCGGACTGTCCGAGGCCGGGCCCGACACCATCCGCCGGGCCAACGCCGTGACGCCGGTCAGCGCCCTCCAGTCCGAGTACTCCCTGTTCACCCGCGACCCGGAGGCCCACGTCCTGCCGACGCTGCGCGAACTGGGCATCGGCTTCGTCCCGTTCTCCCCGCTCGGCCGCGGCTTCCTCACCGGCACGATCCGCTCCATCGAGGGCTTCGACAAGGACGACTTCCGGCGCGACAACCCGCGCTTCACCGGCGACAACTTCGCGCACAACCTGCGCCTGGCCGACGAGGTCAAGGAGATCGCCGCCGAGGCCGACGCCACCCCGGCCCAGGTCGCCATCGCCTGGCTGCTCGCGCAGGGCGACGACATCGCCCCCATCCCCGGCACCAAGCGCGTCACCCGCCTCGAGGAGAACGCCGCCGCCGACACCGTGCGGCTCTCCACCGCCCAGTTGGAGCGCCTGACGAACCTCCCGCCGGCGGCCGGTGACACGCACACCGAAGCCCAGATGAAGATGATGGAACGCTGA